One stretch of Xiphophorus maculatus strain JP 163 A chromosome 19, X_maculatus-5.0-male, whole genome shotgun sequence DNA includes these proteins:
- the LOC102229060 gene encoding E3 ubiquitin-protein ligase pellino homolog 2, whose amino-acid sequence MFSSSQEEHCAPSKDPVKYGELVVLGYNGSLPNGDRGRRKSRFALLKRTKANGVKPSTVHILNTPQDSKAVNCKGQHSISYTLSRHQTVVVEYSHDKDTDMFQIGRSTENPIDFVVTDTVAGGQDGEETQITQSTISRFACRVVCERNPPYTARIYAAGFDSSKNIFLGEKAAKWKNPDGHMDGLTTNGVLVMHPKGGFMEESKPGVWREISVCGDVYTLRETRSAQTPGKLVENESNVLQDGSLVDLCGATLLWRTAEGLFHTPTQKHLEALRQEINAARPQCPVGLNTLAFPSMQRSRALSSLEDKQPWVYLACGHVHGYHNWGHRSEREPNTQRECPMCRVVGPYVPLWLGCEPAFYVDTGAPTHAFVPCGHVCSEKSVKYWSEIPLPHGTHAFHAACPFCATQLGPSQGWSKLIFQGPVD is encoded by the exons ATGTTTTCGTCAagccaggaggagcactgcgcCCCGTCCAAAGACCCGGTGAAGTACGGGGAGTTGGTGGTGCTGGG GTACAATGGCTCTCTGCCCAATGGAGATCGGGGTAGACGGAAAAGCAGATTTGCGCTTTTGAAGAGGACCAAAGCCAACGGTGTTAAGCCAAGCACCGTGCACATCCTCAACACACCCCAGGATAGCAAG GCTGTGAACTGTAAAGGCCAACACAGCATCTCCTACACGCTATCCAGGCACCAGACGGTGGTGGTGGAGTACAGCCATGATAAAGACACAGACATGTTTCAG ATTGGCCGTTCCACGGAAAATCCCATAGATTTTGTGGTTACTGACACCGTAGCAGGAGGCCAGGATGGAGAGGAGACTCAGATCACCCAGAGCACCATCTCTCGCTTCGCCTGCAGAGTCGTCTGCGAGCGCAACCCCCCCTACACCGCTCGCATCTATGCAGCTGGATTTGACTCCTCCAAAAACATCTTCCTAGGG GAAAAAGCAGCAAAGTGGAAGAACCCTGATGGTCACATGGATGGGCTGACGACCAATGGGGTGCTTGTAATGCACCCTAAAGGAGGCTTCATGGAAGAGTCCAAGCCCGGCGTCTGGAGAGAGATTTCCGTTTGCGGAGATGTCTACACTCTGAGAGAGACCCGCTCAGCGCAGACCCCAGGAAAACTG GTGGAGAATGAGAGTAACGTGCTGCAGGACGGCTCTCTGGTGGACCTATGTGGGGCCACTCTGCTGTGGCGCACCGCAGAGGGTCTCTTTCACACTCCCACCCAGAAGCACCTGGAGGCCCTGAGGCAGGAGATCAACGCGGCACGGCCCCAGTGCCCCGTGGGTCTCAACACGCTCGCCTTCCCCAGCATGCAGCGCAGTCGGGCCCTCTCCTCTCTGGAGGACAAGCAGCCGTGGGTCTACCTGGCGTGCGGGCACGTGCACGGCTACCACAACTGGGGCCACCGCTCCGAGCGGGAGCCCAACACCCAGCGGGAATGCCCCATGTGCCGGGTGGTGGGACCCTACGTCCCACTGTGGCTGGGCTGCGAGCCCGCCTTCTACGTGGACACGGGCGCGCCCACTCACGCCTTTGTGCCGTGTGGACACGTGTGCTCGGAGAAGTCGGTCAAGTACTGGTCAGAGATCCCTCTGCCCCACGGCACCCACGCGTTCCACGCCGCCTGCCCCTTCTGTGCCACGCAGCTCGGCCCCTCTCAGGGCTGGTCCAAGCTGATCTTCCAGGGCCCGGTGGACTGA